In Bradyrhizobium sp. WD16, the genomic stretch CCTTCACCATGCGTGACGGCAGCCTGCGGGTCGCGGCGACGACGCTCCAGGCCGAACGCGCCCGGGTCGTGATCTCGGGCGGTTACGATCTCGCCGCCGACCAGGCCGATATCCGCGCCAATCTGGCGTCGACCACCATCGGCACCGACACCAACCGCCCGGAGATCCAGATCTTCGCCCACGGGCCACCGGATCACCTCACCCGCACCATCGATGTCGGCCTGCTGTCGTCATGGCTGGCGGTGCGGGCAATCGATCGCGAGACGCGGCGCCTCGATGCCATCGAGCGCGGCGAGCCGGTGCCGCCGTCGACCGCGGCGCTGCCCGTTCCGTCGGCTCCGGCCGATGCGCCCGCCGTGACGGCGCCGTCCGGTACCGTGCCGGTGCCGGTGCCGCGGCGTGCCGCGCCCCGGCCGAAACCGGCACCGCCGGTCGAGCCGGCCCGTCCGGCGCCAGCCTCACCCGGCCTGACCGGGGCCGATGCGGCGCCGCCTTTGCCGCCGGCGATCGAGGTGCGTCCGGCACCACGGCCGCATCCGGCGCCTGCCAGCCCGGGGCCGCGGCCGCCGCTGGTGCTGACGCCCGCTTTGCCGAACTGATTATCTGGCCGACGAACCGGGCTGGAGGAACGGCACCCGCCAGATGTCGGCGGCGTATTCGGCGATGGTTCGGTCGGATGAGAACCACGCGACGCGTGCGACATTGAGGATGCAGCTGCGCGTCCAGGCGGCGCGGTCGCGCCAGCGGGCGTCGACGGCGCGCTGAGCGGCGACATAGGCGTCGAAGTCCCGGCTCACCATGTAGTAGTCGAGGTCGCGCAGCGCGTGGGCGATGGCGCGGAAGCGGCCGGGATCGTCCGGCGAGAAGTCGCCGCGTTCGAGGGCCTGGATCACCCGCGCCAGCCGCGGCGATGCCTCGATCGCGGCGCTGGCGTCGTGACCTTCGGCCCGCTTCTCGAGCACGGCGTCGGCCGTGAGGCCGAAGATGAAGATGTTGTCGTCGCCGACCCGCTCGCGGATCTCGATATTGGCGCCGTCGAGCGTGCCGATGGTCAGCGCGCCGTTGAGCGCGAACTTCATGTTGCCGGTGCCGGAGGCCTCCATGCCGGCCGTCGAGATCTGTTCGGAAAGGTCCGCCGCCGGGATGATCCGCTCGGCGAGGCTGATATTGTAGTCGGGCAGGAAGGCGACGCGGAGTGCGCCGCCGATCGCGGGATCGCTGTTCACGGTGTGGGCGACGTCGTTGATCAGCTTGATGATCAGCTTGGCGTAATGATAGCTCGCGGCCGATTTGCCGGCGAACAGCCGCACCCGCGGTGGACGATCGCGGCCCGTGCCGTCCTTGAGCTCCAGGTAGAAGGCGATGGTCTCCAGGATGTTGAGCAACTGGCGCTTGTATTCATGAATGCGCTTGATGTGGGTGTCGAACAGCGCATCGGGATCGATCATCAGGCCATGGCGTGTGACGGTGTAGCGGGCCATTGCCGTCTTGTTGGCGCGCTTGGCGGCTGCGAACTTGTCCTGAAAGGCGGCGTCGTTGGCGAGGGGCTCCAGCGCTTCGAGCCGCTGCGGGTCGTCGAGCACGGCGTCGCCGCAGGCCTCGCGCAGCAGTTCGGTCAGCGCCGGATTGGCCTGCATCAACCAGCGACGGAAGGTGATGCCGTTGGTCTTGTTGGTGATGCGTTCCGGGTAGAGGCGGTGCAGATCGTGGAACACCGTCTCCTTCATCAGTTCGGTATGCATCGCAGAGACGCCGTTGATGCGATGCGAGCCGACGAAGGCGAGGTGGCCCATGCGCACCCGCCGCTCGCCTCTCTCCTCGATCATCGACGCTGCCGCCCGCAGCGCGAGGTCGCCGGGGAACAGCTCGGCGGCGCGGTCGAGATGCAGGGCGTTGATGCGATAGATGATCTCGAGATGGCGCGGCAGCAGCGTCTCGAACAGCGCCACCGGCCAGGTTTCCAGCGCTTCCGGCAGCAAGGTGTGGTTGGTGTAGGACAGCGTTGCCGAGGTGATGCGCCAGGCGTCAGCCCAGGGCAGCCCGTGCTGGTCGAGCAGAATCCGCATCAATTCGGCGACCGCGAGGCTCGGATGGGTATCGTTGAGCTGGATCGCCGCGGCGTCCGGCAGGGCCTGCAGGCTGCCGTGGGTCGCGAGCTGGCTATGGAGGATGTCCTGGAGCGACGCCGAGACGAAGAAGTATTCCTGGCGCAGCCGCAGTTCGCGTCCGGCCGGCGTCTCGTCGCTGGGATAGAGAAACTTGCAGATCGCCTCGGCGCGGGTTTGTGCCGCGACGGCGCCGGCATAGTCGCCGCTGTTGAAACTGGCGAGGGATAATGGGTCGGCGGGCTTGGCCGACCATAGCCGCAGCGCGTTGATGTGGCGGCCGCGCCAGCCGACGATCGGCGTATCATAGGCGATCGCGCGGACCGTTTCCCCTGGATGCCAGATCCGGCGCGAGATGCCGCGGGCATCGGTCACGGTTACGATCCGGCCGCCGAAGCCGACATTGTAAACCGTCTCGGGTCGCTGGAATTCCCAGGGGTTGCCGAAGGTCAGCCATTCGTCGGGAAATTCCTGTTGCCAGCCATCGGCGATGATCTGGCGGAACAGGCCGAAGTCGTAACGGATGCCGTAGCCGGTGGCCGGGATATCGAGGGTCGCCAGGCTCTCCATGAAACAGGCGGCGAGGCGGCCGAGGCCGCCATTGCCGAGGGCAGCGTCGGATTCGCATTCGCGCAACGACTGGAAGTCGAGGCCGAGCTCCTCCAGCGCCTGGCGGAACGCCGGCAACAGACCGAGGTTCGACAGGGCGTCGGTGAACAGCCGGCCGATCAGGAATTCCAGCGACAGATAGCAGACGTGCTTGCGGCCGAGATTGCGCCGCTCGGTCTCGAGCCAGCGCGAGGTGATGCGTTCGCGCAGGGCCAAGGCAGTGGCCTGATACCAGTCCCGTCTGGTGGCGAGACCGACATCCTTGCCGATCGACAGAGCCAGCTTCTCGAGGATGGCGCCCTTGATTTCCGACGCGGTAACCGGGCTGAAGCCGGAGCGTGACGATGCAAGCAATTGTTCCAAGGCGGTGGGGTCTCCTGGTTCCGTTGCGCCGGTCATGTTGTCATATGGATGTGGCACAATCGCGGTTCCGTCAGGGTGGGGTCAGCCGGGGCGCCAAGAGGCTGTCCCCCCTGCGTAAATGTAGCAGCAGTCGCATCGAACACCATTTCAGTCGGGGGGGCCGTCCGGCTTGTCCAGCGGTTTGTCTGGTCCGGTTCCATCGGATGGAACAGGCGAGGCTGCCGCAGCGCTGGAGGAGCGGAACGGATCTTGCAGCGCAAGGTTGTGGGGCGCGGCGGATGGACGCAATGTCGATCAGGGTTCTCTTCGTCACTCCGGAGCTCGAGGACTATGTGCGGGTCGGAGGTCTCGCCTCCGTGTCAGCGGCGCTCCCGCGCGCCATGAGATCCCGCGTTGATGTCAGGTTGATGCTGCCGGGATACCGCGCAGTCCTCAGGCAGCTCGATCGGCTCGAGATCGTCGGCGCCTGCGAGCCCCTTGGCGAGATGCCGGCCTGCCTGATCGGCCGCACCGCCACCGCCGACGGGCTGGCGGTCTATGTCGTGATCTGTCCCGAGTTGTACGATCGCGAAGGCACCCCTTACGGCGACGCCAACGGCAGCGACTGGATCGACAATGATCTGCGCTTTGCGCGGTTTGGCTCGGCCGCCGCGTTTCTCGCCGCCGGTTTCGTCGATCCGTCCTGGTCGGCCGACGTCGTTCACGCCAATGACTGGCAGAGCGGACTGGTGCCGGCCTACCTCGCCTGGCACAAGCTCAGGGTCCCGAGCCTGCTGACCATCCACAACCTCGCCTATCAGGGCCTGTTCCCGCGCGAGACCCTGCGCCGGATCGGTGCGCCCGACAGCTCGTTTCATATCGAGGGCGTCGAGTTCTACGATAAGGTGTCGTTTCTCAAGGGCGGTCTGGTCTATTCCGATCATCTCACCACCGTCAGCGCCACCTATGCCCGTGAAATCACCACCGCCCAGTTCGGCTGCGGGTTGGATGGCCTGCTGAAGAAGCGGGCAAATGCCGATCAACTCACGGGCATTCTCAACGGCATCGATGAGAGCTGGGATCCGCGCGTCTGCCCTGAATTGGCGACGCCGTTTGGCGCCGGCGACTGGCGGCAGCGTCAGGACAACACCCGCCATGTGCGCAAGCAGTTCAATCTCGCGCTGTCGCGCGGGCCGCTGTTTGCCCTGGTGGCGCGGCTGGTCCATCAGAAGGGCGTGGATTTCGTGCTCGACGCCGCCGAGACCATCGTCGCCGCCGGCGGTCAGATCGTGGTGATGGGGCGGGGCGAGCCACGCTTCGAGCGGGCGTTGCAGGAGGCCCAGAGCCGGCGGCCGCAGTCGATCGGCGTCGCCATCGGCTTCGAGGACGCCGAGGCCCGGCGGATCTTCGCCGGCAGCGACTTCACCTTGATGCCGTCGCGGTTCGAGCCCTGCGGGCTGAGCCAGATGTACGCCCAGCGCTTCGGCTCGCTGCCCATCGGCCACAAGACCGGCGGCCTTGCCGACACCATCGTCGACGGCCGCACCGGCTTTCTGTTCGCCGAACCGTCGACCCAGTCCTTCCTCGGCGCGGTCTGCCGCGCCTTCGCCACCTTCGGCCGCAAACGGCGCATCAATGCGATGCGGACCGATGCGATGGCCTCGTCCTTCGCCTGGCGCGATTCAGTGGCGACCTATCATGGCCTGTACCGGCAGGTGCGGTCGCCGGCCTGAACGCATCGAACCTGGTGCAAGTAGTCCGCTGAACGGCGCGGCCCGCCTTATGCGGCGCGGACCGTGTCGAGGAAGTGGCCGACCTCGCCCTTGAGCCGGCTGCTTTCGCTGGCGAGCGACTGCGCCGCAGAGAGCACCTGCGAGGAGGCGGAGCCGGTCTCGGCGGCGCCACGCTGGACATCGGTGATGTTCGACGAGACCTGCTGGGTGCCCTGGGCCGCATTTTGGATGTTGCGGGCAATCTCCTGCGTCGCGGCGCCTTGCTCCTCGACGGCTGAAGCAATGGTGGCCGCGATTTCAGACATCTGACCGATGGTTGCGCCGATCTCGCGGATCGCATTCACCGATTCCTGGGTTGCCGTCTGCATTCCGGCGATCTGTTGGCCGATCTCGCCGGTGGCTTTGGCCGTCTGATCGGCCAGCGCCTTCACTTCCGTGGCCACGACGGCGAAACCGCGGCCGGCTTCGCCGGCGCGTGCCGCTTCGATGGTGGCGTTGAGCGCCAGCAGGTTGGTCTGGCCGGCGATCGTCGTGATCAGGTCCAGCACGTCGCCGATGCGGCTTGCCGCTTTTGCCAGTTCACCGATGCGCTCGTTGGTGCGATGGGCCTGCTCGACTGCGTGCTGGGCGATCCGGGCGGAGTCCTGTACCTGCCGGCTGATCTCGTTGACCGAGGAGGTCAGCTCCTCGGTGGCGGAGGCGACCGACTGGACATTGTTGGATGCCTCTTCCGAAGCCGAGGCGACGATGCCGGCCAGCTTCTGGGAGTGGTCGGCGGTCGCGGTCAGGGTGCTGGCCGAGGATTCCAGCTCGTGGGAGGCGGAGGATACGGTCTCGATAATCCGGCCCACCGCCTGCTCGAAATCGTCGGCGAGCTTGTGCATCTCGTGCTTGCGCGCTCCGGCAATGGCGCGATCCTGTCCGGCCCTGGCTTCGGCTTCCTCGCGCGCCTTTTCCGCAGCCGCGATCTTGAAGCCTTCGACGGCCCGGGCCATATCGCCGACCTCGTCCTTGCGCTCCGTTCCAGGGAGCTCCACGGTGAAATTGCCGTCGGCCAGCGCCTTCATGCCGCTGGTGAGCCCGGCCAGGGGCCGGGCGATACCGCGCGCGATCACGAATGCGGCGAGGGCCCCGAGGATCGTGACGATGGCGACGATGACCCGCTGGAGCGTCATCGTGGTGCCGATGCGCCGCTCGGTCGCCGCCGTCGTGTCCTGGAATGCCTCGCCGATCCTGGCCCTGATATCGGCCATCTTCGCGATCGCGGTCGCGGTCAGGGGCACGATCGACTGATAATAGATCTGATCGCCGGCGAGCAGGTTGACGGAAGCCTCGATGAGGTTGGCGGTGTATTTTTCGAAGGCGGCCTTGGCGATCGCGAGCGGCACGGCGATCGCCGGCGGTGGGGCGATCTTCTCGATCGCTGCGATCCGTTCCATCACGGCGGCGGCTCCCGCCTTGAGTTCGTCGATCGACTTCTGGTCGCGCGTGGTCTGCAACCGCCAGATCACCACGCGCACCTTGAGGATGGCCACTTCCAGCCTCTCGGCTGTGGTGTTGAATTCCGTTCCGCCAGCTGCGGCGAGGAACTTCTCGAATTCAGCGTTGAGCCGTGCGATTTCGCCGAGAGCGCCGGCCTTGGCCGCGGTCATCCTGCCAAGCGCCGCATGGAGCGTCTGCCGCTGGATGACGATCTCGGCCACCACCTTCTGCAGATCGGCATAAGCCTGGCGGCCCTCCGCATCGGAGGTCCGGGTCATGGCACCGTTGAGTGCATCGACGGTTTTCGCCAGGCGCGCGGCGGCCTCCTTGTCGGACGCATCGTCCTGGTCGACGACATAGCGCAGCAGCGCGCGGCGGATCGCCTGCAGTTCGGTCTCCGTCTCGGTGCCGCGGATCGTGTTGACCGACTGGGTGTCCATGACCGCGACCTGCTCGCGAATCTGGCCGAGCTGGTAGACGCCGAACCCGGCCATGGCGAGGCCGGAGAGCACGAGGGCGCCGAAGCCGCCGTAGAGACGACCGCGGATACGGAGAGTGAGAAAAGACATGACGAGGTCCTGATCGCGCGCAAAGGCCGGCCCGGTAGCCGGTCGACTGCGGCGCAATCTGGACGGGATTGCTTAAGATACCATTTGTTCCCGGACTTCTTGGCGCAATCAGGAAATTTAATTCATTGATATGGCTGTTCTTTTTTTTCTGTCTTGCCGCCGGTTGCCTGACCGGGCGCGTTCGCGCGAGGCCCGAGCCTCGATCCACGTAGAAGTTGTT encodes the following:
- a CDS encoding glycogen/starch/alpha-glucan phosphorylase; protein product: MTGATEPGDPTALEQLLASSRSGFSPVTASEIKGAILEKLALSIGKDVGLATRRDWYQATALALRERITSRWLETERRNLGRKHVCYLSLEFLIGRLFTDALSNLGLLPAFRQALEELGLDFQSLRECESDAALGNGGLGRLAACFMESLATLDIPATGYGIRYDFGLFRQIIADGWQQEFPDEWLTFGNPWEFQRPETVYNVGFGGRIVTVTDARGISRRIWHPGETVRAIAYDTPIVGWRGRHINALRLWSAKPADPLSLASFNSGDYAGAVAAQTRAEAICKFLYPSDETPAGRELRLRQEYFFVSASLQDILHSQLATHGSLQALPDAAAIQLNDTHPSLAVAELMRILLDQHGLPWADAWRITSATLSYTNHTLLPEALETWPVALFETLLPRHLEIIYRINALHLDRAAELFPGDLALRAAASMIEERGERRVRMGHLAFVGSHRINGVSAMHTELMKETVFHDLHRLYPERITNKTNGITFRRWLMQANPALTELLREACGDAVLDDPQRLEALEPLANDAAFQDKFAAAKRANKTAMARYTVTRHGLMIDPDALFDTHIKRIHEYKRQLLNILETIAFYLELKDGTGRDRPPRVRLFAGKSAASYHYAKLIIKLINDVAHTVNSDPAIGGALRVAFLPDYNISLAERIIPAADLSEQISTAGMEASGTGNMKFALNGALTIGTLDGANIEIRERVGDDNIFIFGLTADAVLEKRAEGHDASAAIEASPRLARVIQALERGDFSPDDPGRFRAIAHALRDLDYYMVSRDFDAYVAAQRAVDARWRDRAAWTRSCILNVARVAWFSSDRTIAEYAADIWRVPFLQPGSSAR
- the glgA gene encoding glycogen synthase GlgA, with translation MSIRVLFVTPELEDYVRVGGLASVSAALPRAMRSRVDVRLMLPGYRAVLRQLDRLEIVGACEPLGEMPACLIGRTATADGLAVYVVICPELYDREGTPYGDANGSDWIDNDLRFARFGSAAAFLAAGFVDPSWSADVVHANDWQSGLVPAYLAWHKLRVPSLLTIHNLAYQGLFPRETLRRIGAPDSSFHIEGVEFYDKVSFLKGGLVYSDHLTTVSATYAREITTAQFGCGLDGLLKKRANADQLTGILNGIDESWDPRVCPELATPFGAGDWRQRQDNTRHVRKQFNLALSRGPLFALVARLVHQKGVDFVLDAAETIVAAGGQIVVMGRGEPRFERALQEAQSRRPQSIGVAIGFEDAEARRIFAGSDFTLMPSRFEPCGLSQMYAQRFGSLPIGHKTGGLADTIVDGRTGFLFAEPSTQSFLGAVCRAFATFGRKRRINAMRTDAMASSFAWRDSVATYHGLYRQVRSPA
- a CDS encoding methyl-accepting chemotaxis protein, with product MSFLTLRIRGRLYGGFGALVLSGLAMAGFGVYQLGQIREQVAVMDTQSVNTIRGTETETELQAIRRALLRYVVDQDDASDKEAAARLAKTVDALNGAMTRTSDAEGRQAYADLQKVVAEIVIQRQTLHAALGRMTAAKAGALGEIARLNAEFEKFLAAAGGTEFNTTAERLEVAILKVRVVIWRLQTTRDQKSIDELKAGAAAVMERIAAIEKIAPPPAIAVPLAIAKAAFEKYTANLIEASVNLLAGDQIYYQSIVPLTATAIAKMADIRARIGEAFQDTTAATERRIGTTMTLQRVIVAIVTILGALAAFVIARGIARPLAGLTSGMKALADGNFTVELPGTERKDEVGDMARAVEGFKIAAAEKAREEAEARAGQDRAIAGARKHEMHKLADDFEQAVGRIIETVSSASHELESSASTLTATADHSQKLAGIVASASEEASNNVQSVASATEELTSSVNEISRQVQDSARIAQHAVEQAHRTNERIGELAKAASRIGDVLDLITTIAGQTNLLALNATIEAARAGEAGRGFAVVATEVKALADQTAKATGEIGQQIAGMQTATQESVNAIREIGATIGQMSEIAATIASAVEEQGAATQEIARNIQNAAQGTQQVSSNITDVQRGAAETGSASSQVLSAAQSLASESSRLKGEVGHFLDTVRAA